GGTGCCGCTGTTGACCAGCACGACCACCGGGTCGGCGATCGGCGCGTGGCTGCCGTCGGCGGAGTAGGACTGGGCGGAATCGGCGGTGCGACCGCGAGTGACCACCACCGTCGAGCCGTCCGGCAGGAACTGGTCGGCGACGTCCACCGCCTGGTCGAGTAGGCCGCCGCCGTTGTTGCGCAGGTCGAGCAGCAGCCGCTTCATCCCTTCCGCCTTGAGCTTGGCGAGCGCTTTCTCCACCTCGCTGGACGTCGAGCGGGTGAAGTCGCTGATCGAGATGTAGCCGGTGTCGGGCGCAATCATGTAGGCGTAGCGCACGGTGGTCTGCGGAATCTCGGCCCGGGTCACGGCGAGCTCGAGCGGCTCCTCGAGGCCGGCGCGCAGGATCGAGATCCGCACCTGCGTACCCTTGGGACCCTTGAGGCGGGAGACCGCCTCGTCGATCGACAACTTGTCGGTGGGCTCGTCCTCGATGCGCTGAATGACGTCGCCGGCGCGGATCCCCAGGCGCGAGGCGGGCGTGCCGTCGATCGGCGCGATCACGGTCAGTCGGCCGTTGCGCACGCCGACCAGGATGCCGAGACCGAAAAAGCTCGCCTGCTGCTTCTCGCGCATCGAGGAGTAGGCGGTCGGCGGCAGGAAACTGGTGTGCGGATCGAGGGTCCGCAGCATGCCGTTGATCGAGGAGTAGACGAGGTCGCGGAAATGGACTTCGCCTGCGTACTGCGACCGCGCCGCCTGAAGCAGCTCGGTGTAGAGCTTCAGGTTGTTGCGTGCGTCCTCTCCCAGGGCGAGCAGCCGGTTGCCGGCCAGCCCGCCGACCAGAGTCGCGAGAAGGAACAGGAGAGTCGCAGCGAGCCGCCACGGTCGACGCATGGGGCGATCCTAACATGTGAAAAGCAGCGCCCTTCG
This portion of the Thermoanaerobaculia bacterium genome encodes:
- a CDS encoding S41 family peptidase, with product MRRPWRLAATLLFLLATLVGGLAGNRLLALGEDARNNLKLYTELLQAARSQYAGEVHFRDLVYSSINGMLRTLDPHTSFLPPTAYSSMREKQQASFFGLGILVGVRNGRLTVIAPIDGTPASRLGIRAGDVIQRIEDEPTDKLSIDEAVSRLKGPKGTQVRISILRAGLEEPLELAVTRAEIPQTTVRYAYMIAPDTGYISISDFTRSTSSEVEKALAKLKAEGMKRLLLDLRNNGGGLLDQAVDVADQFLPDGSTVVVTRGRTADSAQSYSADGSHAPIADPVVVLVNSGTASAAEILSGGIQDHDIGLVVGTPTWGKGLVQTVYGLSYGAGLALTTAKYYTPSGRLIQRDYSSYFDYYTRNGLEPGDDAPHAKVEPPATEAYSTDLGRKVYGGGGITPDVEVQSTEIAPFLQFLLGRSAFFGFGVDYDRRHPEITRDWRPDDTVLAEFRKWVVEQKIDTVEDLDKGFENEAERIYALRQIRAEIFASRFGIEASHQVQSEGDAQIQAALGLFPRAEALLAERLRLEKKPHVAASNLGRP